One segment of Terriglobales bacterium DNA contains the following:
- a CDS encoding ATP synthase F0 subunit C produces the protein MRKTMMYVFMALAIMFVATPVFAQGEAAATGTNWVAITSGFAMAIASGLCGLGQAKATASATESLARNPGARPGIQLALILGLALIESLALYTLVIIFAKVK, from the coding sequence ATGCGCAAGACAATGATGTACGTATTCATGGCATTGGCCATCATGTTCGTGGCCACGCCAGTGTTCGCCCAGGGTGAAGCGGCTGCAACCGGCACCAACTGGGTTGCGATCACTTCCGGTTTCGCCATGGCGATTGCTTCCGGCCTTTGCGGTCTGGGACAAGCCAAGGCAACTGCTTCCGCCACCGAGTCGCTGGCGCGGAATCCGGGCGCTCGTCCTGGAATCCAGCTCGCACTGATTCTCGGCCTGGCGCTGATCGAATCACTGGCTCTGTACACGCTGGTTATCATCTTCGCCAAGGTGAAGTAA